The following coding sequences lie in one Sinorhizobium fredii USDA 257 genomic window:
- a CDS encoding mannose-1-phosphate guanylyltransferase/mannose-6-phosphate isomerase, with product MIRKIVPVIMAGGRGTRLWPLSRAAAPKQFIRFIGNRTLFQNTLERVSDSKIYEPAIVVTNEEFRFLVAEQARELGSNLSSIVLEPVARNTAAAVAAAAVVAADLFGESATVQVLASDHEIGVDEAYLSANGAARAAAEGGKLVTFGITPTEPATGYGYIEVGDILPSGAHAVKRFVEKPGLEAAAEMLSAGGYYWNSGMFMFAVPTLLAELEAFASEVLEAAKLAVAKAVKDLDFLRLDRGAFEKSPNISIDYALMEKTAKAAVVPSAFKWSDLGSWDSVWKTGSQDEDDNVSSANTTLVGTKSSLVMSHGPHLVVSGLENVVVVASEDAVYVGRMEDSQDVGKVVKRLLAAPATSKLAEIHPTCYRPWGGYTSVLVGDRFQVKRIFVLPGRKLSLQKHHHRSEHWIVVKGTAEITVGEKVEILRENESSYIPLGEIHRLANPGKIMLELIEVQTGSYLGEDDIIRIADEFGRS from the coding sequence GTGATCAGGAAGATTGTTCCGGTGATCATGGCGGGCGGGAGAGGCACGCGGCTTTGGCCGCTTTCTCGTGCTGCAGCACCTAAGCAATTCATTCGCTTCATCGGTAACCGTACATTGTTCCAGAACACGCTCGAGAGGGTTTCCGATTCCAAGATTTACGAGCCGGCCATTGTCGTCACAAACGAGGAGTTCCGCTTCCTGGTGGCAGAACAGGCGCGAGAGCTCGGCAGCAATCTCAGCAGCATCGTGCTCGAACCGGTGGCGCGCAACACGGCCGCCGCAGTCGCAGCCGCGGCTGTGGTCGCGGCGGATTTGTTCGGTGAGAGCGCCACCGTCCAGGTGCTTGCTTCCGATCATGAGATCGGCGTCGACGAGGCCTATCTCAGCGCCAACGGGGCCGCACGGGCGGCGGCGGAAGGGGGCAAGCTCGTGACCTTCGGGATCACGCCGACAGAACCTGCAACTGGTTACGGGTATATCGAGGTCGGCGACATCCTTCCGAGCGGTGCCCATGCCGTCAAGCGCTTCGTTGAAAAGCCGGGATTGGAAGCTGCCGCCGAGATGCTGTCGGCGGGTGGGTACTATTGGAATTCCGGCATGTTCATGTTCGCCGTTCCGACGCTGCTTGCGGAGCTGGAGGCATTTGCCTCGGAGGTGCTGGAGGCCGCAAAACTAGCGGTTGCCAAGGCAGTCAAAGATCTCGATTTCCTTCGCCTTGACCGCGGGGCTTTCGAGAAGAGTCCAAATATCTCGATCGACTACGCTCTAATGGAAAAGACCGCGAAGGCGGCCGTAGTACCCTCGGCCTTCAAATGGTCTGACCTCGGAAGCTGGGACTCCGTCTGGAAAACCGGGTCTCAGGACGAGGACGACAATGTCAGTTCCGCAAACACGACGCTGGTTGGAACGAAAAGCTCACTCGTCATGTCGCACGGCCCGCACCTCGTCGTCAGCGGGCTCGAGAATGTCGTCGTCGTCGCCAGCGAGGATGCAGTTTATGTCGGCCGGATGGAGGACAGCCAGGATGTCGGCAAAGTCGTCAAGCGCCTCTTAGCTGCGCCCGCGACGTCGAAGCTCGCGGAAATACATCCGACGTGCTATCGCCCCTGGGGCGGATACACATCCGTGCTTGTCGGCGATCGGTTCCAGGTGAAGCGCATCTTCGTTTTGCCAGGAAGGAAACTGTCGCTTCAAAAGCACCATCATCGCTCGGAGCATTGGATCGTCGTCAAGGGAACTGCGGAGATCACCGTCGGAGAAAAGGTCGAGATCCTGCGGGAGAACGAATCTTCCTACATTCCGCTCGGTGAAATCCACCGGCTCGCCAATCCGGGCAAGATCATGCTCGAACTGATCGAGGTGCAGACCGGCTCCTATCTCGGCGAGGACGACATTATCCGCATCGCTGACGAATTTGGACGCAGCTGA
- a CDS encoding ABC transporter ATP-binding protein, with protein sequence MIRFEQATKYARTKGIKKPIIEDASLTINRGKSVGLLGRNGAGKSTLLRLIAGAIRLDKGRIIRRGKISWPLGFQGSFQSSLTGEQNVRFVARIYGVNTEELITYVEDFAELGPFYKAPVGTYSSGMKARLAFGLSMGVNFDYYLVDEITAVGDSNFKKKCQAVFETKLQNSDLIMVSHSTGTIRTYCDCGVVLEKGKLTYYEDVEDAIRAHDINMKES encoded by the coding sequence ATGATCCGGTTCGAGCAGGCGACGAAATACGCCCGCACCAAGGGCATCAAGAAGCCGATCATCGAGGATGCATCGCTGACGATCAATCGTGGCAAGAGCGTCGGTCTGCTCGGCCGCAACGGCGCCGGCAAGTCGACGTTGCTCCGGCTAATCGCCGGCGCGATCAGGCTCGACAAGGGGCGAATCATCCGCCGCGGCAAGATCTCCTGGCCGCTTGGATTCCAGGGTAGCTTCCAGAGTTCATTGACGGGCGAACAGAATGTACGTTTTGTCGCCCGCATCTACGGTGTAAACACCGAAGAACTCATCACCTATGTCGAGGATTTCGCCGAGCTCGGCCCTTTCTACAAGGCACCGGTCGGCACCTATTCCTCCGGCATGAAGGCGCGGCTCGCCTTCGGCTTGAGCATGGGCGTCAACTTCGACTATTATCTCGTCGACGAAATCACCGCGGTTGGTGACTCAAATTTTAAGAAAAAGTGCCAAGCTGTCTTCGAGACCAAGCTTCAGAATTCCGATTTGATCATGGTTTCGCACAGCACCGGTACAATCCGCACCTATTGCGATTGCGGAGTCGTGCTGGAAAAAGGCAAGCTGACTTATTATGAAGATGTCGAGGACGCGATCCGTGCGCACGACATAAACATGAAGGAAAGTTGA
- a CDS encoding KpsF/GutQ family sugar-phosphate isomerase, giving the protein MALTNVRLANFDNTALDSISRTINTATNGIEALAEQLATDTTFAQSLIDAVELIGDGHGRVVVSGVGKSGHIGRKIAATLASTGTSAYFVHPTEASHGDLGMVTSDDVLILLSWSGETAELANMLTYAKRFKVPIVSISSNRDSILARNSEIALVLPKVPEACPHGLAPTTSAMLQLAVGDALAIALLERRGFSAEDFKTFHPGGKLGAQLRLVHELAHLDDQMPLLAVGRPMSEAVIEMSAKGFGVIGIVDEAGLLVGVITDGDLRRHMAGDLLSQPVEEVMSHHPKVVQKDLLASAAMEFMEEHKVTVLFLVDEAGMPEGILHIHDLLRAGVA; this is encoded by the coding sequence GTGGCATTAACCAACGTAAGGCTTGCAAACTTCGATAACACTGCGCTCGATTCGATCAGTCGGACGATAAATACGGCGACCAACGGCATCGAGGCGCTCGCCGAACAACTGGCGACGGACACAACTTTCGCGCAGAGCCTCATCGATGCCGTCGAACTGATCGGCGACGGGCACGGCCGCGTCGTGGTTTCCGGCGTCGGCAAGAGCGGGCATATCGGCCGCAAGATCGCCGCGACCTTGGCTTCCACCGGCACCTCCGCCTATTTCGTTCACCCGACCGAGGCGAGCCACGGCGATCTCGGCATGGTCACTTCCGATGACGTGCTGATCCTGCTCTCCTGGTCCGGCGAGACGGCGGAACTCGCCAACATGCTGACCTACGCCAAGCGCTTCAAGGTGCCGATCGTGTCGATCTCATCGAACCGCGACAGCATCCTGGCGCGCAATTCCGAAATCGCCCTGGTGCTTCCGAAGGTACCGGAGGCCTGTCCGCACGGTCTGGCACCGACGACCTCGGCTATGCTGCAGCTCGCTGTCGGCGATGCGCTGGCGATCGCGCTTCTGGAACGGCGCGGTTTTTCCGCCGAGGACTTCAAGACTTTCCACCCCGGCGGCAAGCTTGGCGCGCAATTGCGCCTGGTACACGAACTCGCGCATCTGGACGACCAGATGCCGCTGCTCGCCGTCGGCCGGCCGATGAGCGAAGCTGTCATCGAAATGTCGGCGAAGGGCTTCGGCGTCATCGGTATCGTCGACGAAGCCGGTTTGCTCGTCGGCGTCATCACCGATGGCGACTTGCGCCGGCACATGGCCGGCGACCTGCTCAGCCAGCCGGTCGAAGAGGTCATGTCGCATCATCCGAAGGTGGTGCAAAAAGACCTGCTTGCAAGCGCCGCCATGGAGTTCATGGAGGAGCACAAGGTCACGGTGCTGTTCCTCGTCGATGAGGCGGGGATGCCAGAAGGCATCCTGCATATTCACGATCTGCTGCGCGCCGGCGTCGCTTGA
- a CDS encoding ABC transporter permease, translating into MSYLSTHIRVVGALLVREMATRFGSKPGGYIWALLDPAAHILLLTMIFQAIARAPALGTSFALFFATGYIAFQFYQAMTSYLNSAVRANKALLSYPNVAPIDTIVARFVLQVCTTTLVAFIVLGTIVATMRVETNLHWPAILEAIAMACLFGLGIAMINAVLFLKYPLYEQVFSIVNRPLFLISGVFFLPDSIPAPYRDLVLINPLVHIIMGFRKGFYPEYRAIGLDMTYLYGIAFLTLFAGMLVFTLSRKTLRNE; encoded by the coding sequence GTGAGCTATCTCTCCACCCATATCCGCGTCGTCGGCGCCCTCCTCGTGCGTGAGATGGCGACGCGCTTCGGCTCGAAGCCGGGAGGCTACATCTGGGCGCTGCTCGATCCGGCCGCCCATATCCTGCTGTTGACCATGATTTTCCAGGCGATCGCCCGCGCGCCGGCGCTCGGCACCAGTTTCGCGCTGTTCTTCGCCACCGGCTATATCGCCTTCCAGTTCTACCAGGCGATGACCAGCTATCTGAACAGCGCGGTTCGCGCCAACAAGGCGTTGCTCAGCTATCCGAACGTCGCGCCCATCGATACCATCGTTGCGCGTTTCGTCCTTCAGGTCTGCACGACGACGCTGGTGGCCTTCATCGTGCTCGGCACGATCGTCGCGACCATGCGGGTCGAGACCAATCTGCACTGGCCGGCAATCCTGGAGGCCATCGCGATGGCCTGCCTGTTCGGCCTCGGCATAGCAATGATCAATGCCGTCCTGTTTCTCAAATATCCGCTCTACGAGCAGGTCTTCAGCATCGTCAACCGGCCGCTCTTCCTGATTTCCGGCGTGTTCTTCCTGCCGGATTCTATCCCGGCGCCCTACCGCGATCTCGTGCTCATCAATCCGCTTGTCCACATCATCATGGGCTTTCGAAAGGGCTTCTACCCCGAATACCGAGCGATCGGCCTCGACATGACCTATCTCTATGGAATCGCATTTCTGACATTGTTTGCCGGGATGCTGGTGTTCACCCTTTCCAGAAAAACGCTGAGAAACGAATGA
- a CDS encoding capsule polysaccharide export inner-membrane protein KpsE, producing MAASKDAAANKPDPVQAADKPAITSPAAKGDPKRKGLAVLEGLLGKESAPVIPLPGRNKLEPAKKVGKKSWLKKLRWRHAIVGASFLGLVAVPATLASLYMVFIAADQYHSTTSFAVRSIEGGMSSDILGMFTQASGGSTVSDSYILMDYILSERMAADADRKFKLEDVYATRGLDYFYSIGSDLPIEDKLAYWRDMVNVNFDHASGIMQVTVKAFEPKQAREIAQFIVDQSDNLVNSLSLSARNDVLRAAQDEVLAGEARLSKARAGLRVYRDKSQEISPEEGAKLAVQLIGSLEQQLTQLNADLATAKSQMGDDTPRIRVIKTRIESLEQQIAVERQRLGTGEKTSAAEDPNAPDVAGRIAEFEELETEREFAERAYTAALGALEKARVEANNRQRYLALFIEPTLSEMAQYPARLLNSLLVILGLLFTWGIGVMSYYNIRDRA from the coding sequence ATGGCGGCTAGCAAAGACGCGGCAGCGAACAAGCCGGACCCCGTCCAGGCCGCCGATAAACCAGCCATCACCTCCCCAGCCGCCAAGGGCGATCCCAAAAGGAAGGGCCTCGCCGTGCTCGAAGGCCTGCTCGGCAAGGAGAGCGCACCCGTCATTCCACTCCCCGGGCGCAACAAGCTGGAACCCGCCAAAAAGGTCGGCAAGAAATCGTGGTTGAAGAAACTCCGCTGGCGCCACGCCATAGTCGGCGCCTCTTTCCTCGGACTCGTCGCGGTGCCGGCGACGCTCGCCTCCCTCTACATGGTCTTCATCGCCGCCGACCAATATCACAGCACGACCTCCTTCGCCGTGCGCAGCATTGAGGGCGGCATGTCGAGCGATATCCTCGGCATGTTCACCCAGGCCTCCGGCGGCAGCACGGTGTCGGACAGCTATATCCTCATGGACTATATCCTCAGCGAGCGCATGGCTGCGGATGCCGATCGCAAGTTCAAACTTGAGGATGTCTACGCCACGCGCGGGCTGGATTATTTCTACAGCATCGGCTCCGACCTGCCGATCGAGGACAAGCTCGCCTACTGGCGAGACATGGTGAACGTCAACTTCGACCACGCCTCCGGCATTATGCAGGTGACCGTCAAGGCATTCGAGCCGAAGCAGGCGCGGGAGATCGCCCAGTTCATCGTCGACCAGAGCGACAATCTCGTGAACAGCCTTTCGCTTTCGGCGCGCAACGACGTGCTGCGCGCCGCGCAGGACGAGGTGCTGGCGGGCGAGGCGCGGCTCTCAAAGGCCCGCGCGGGGCTGCGGGTCTATCGCGACAAATCGCAGGAAATCAGTCCCGAAGAAGGCGCAAAGCTCGCCGTCCAACTCATCGGCTCGCTGGAGCAGCAGCTGACGCAACTCAATGCAGATCTAGCCACGGCAAAAAGCCAGATGGGCGATGACACGCCGCGAATCCGCGTGATCAAAACGCGCATCGAAAGCCTGGAGCAGCAAATCGCCGTCGAGCGGCAGCGGCTAGGCACGGGCGAGAAGACTTCCGCCGCGGAGGACCCCAACGCTCCTGACGTCGCCGGTCGCATTGCCGAGTTCGAAGAGCTGGAAACCGAGCGCGAATTTGCCGAGCGCGCCTATACGGCGGCTTTGGGCGCTCTCGAGAAAGCACGCGTTGAAGCGAACAACCGCCAACGCTATCTGGCGCTCTTCATCGAGCCGACGCTCTCCGAAATGGCGCAGTATCCGGCCCGGCTGTTGAATTCCCTGCTTGTGATCCTCGGGCTTCTCTTCACCTGGGGGATCGGGGTGATGAGCTACTATAATATTCGGGATCGTGCCTAG